From Aspergillus fumigatus Af293 chromosome 3, whole genome shotgun sequence, a single genomic window includes:
- a CDS encoding mitochondrial 54S ribosomal protein mL40, producing MMRSLSPVLASLANVFKIPLSQAPARPAISRLSNGFLIRKPTAPVQPTASATAAIEARPFSTTSALLKRNKNAPRGDKRITLIRYFLWHPLTPRPLRFSRTRYLRHWTIHRAWQLYQAQQRRARQLELQRQWQAMNAACEELRTGAGDGGKLFRISMNKRGVYKDMFPIEYGRMQTEGPSKEGWNHEWKRPEKKY from the exons ATGATGCGTTCCCTCTCTCCGGTCCTCGCCTCCCTGGCGAATGTCTTCAAGATCCCTCTCTCCCAAGCCCCCGCCCGACCAGCCATCAGCCGGCTCAGCAATGGTTTCTTAATACGCAAACCTACCGCTCCTGTTCAGCCCACAGcatcagcaacagcagccatCGAGGCCCGGCCCTTCTCAACAACAAGTGCGCTACTGAAACGCAACAAAAATGCCCCTCGCGGCGATAAAAGAATCA CGCTGATCCGCTACTTCCTCTGGCACCCGCTCACCCCCCGACCCCTCCGTTTCTCGCGAACCCGCTACCTGCGGCACTGGACCATCCACCGCGCCTGGCAACTGTACCAGGCGCAGCAGCGCCGCGCGAGACAGCTCGAGCTGCAGCGCCAGTGGCAGGCGATGAATGCCGCGTGCGAGGAGCTCCGTACGGGCGCTGGGGATGGAGGCAAGCTGTTTCGGATCTCGATGAATAAGCGCGGGGTATATAAGGATATGTTTCCAATTGAGTATGGGCGGATGCAGACCGAGGGCCCGAGTAAGGAGGGGTGGAATCATGAGTGGAAGCGCCCGGAAAAGAAATACTAG
- the rho2 gene encoding uncharacterized protein yields the protein MAQQQNDNVMRRKLVIIGDGACGKTSLLSVFTLGYFPTHYVPTVFENYVTDCRVDGRSVQLALWDTAGQEDYERLRPLAYSKAHVILIGFAVDTPDSLENVKHKWIEEANERCPGVPIILVGLKKDLREDPLAIEEMRKKSLRFVTSREGSETATQIGARKYLECSSLTGEGVDDVFEAATRAALLTFDKRKSSCCIVL from the exons ATGGCTCAACAACAGAATGACAATGTGATGCGGAG AAAGCTGGTCATTATTGGGGATGGAGCTTGTGGGAAGACCAGTTTACTGAGTGTATTTACACTTGGTTATTTCCCAACT CACTAT GTTCCCACAGTATTCGAAAACTATGTCACGGATTGCAGGGTTGATGGTCGATCTGTTCAGCTAGCTTTGTGGGATACTGCAGGTCAAGAAGACTATGAAAGGTTGCGGCCACTCGCGTATTCCAAAGCGCATGTTATTCTGATAGGATTCGCTGTGGACACACCAGATTCCTTGGAAAATGTAAAGCACAAG TGGATTGAGGAAGCAAACGAGCGATGTCCCGGCGTACCTATCATTCTTGTCGGACTAAAGAAAGATTTGCGCGAAGATCCTCTGGCGATTGAAGAAATGCGGAAGAAGTCCCTACGCTTTGTTACTTCGAGGGAAGGAAGCGAAACTGCCACGCAAATCGGCGCCAGGAAATACCTCGAATGCTCGTCGTTGACAGGGGAGGGAGTGGACGACGTTTTCGAAGCCGCTACTCGAGCCGCCCTTCTTACATTCGATAAGCGGAAGAGCTCATGTTGCATCGTGCTATGA
- a CDS encoding vacuolar protein sorting-associated protein 35: MASPVSPPEDQSRLLEEALGVVRQQSHMMRKCLETPGKLMDALKCGSTLVSELRTPSLGPKQYYELYMAVFDALRHLSVYLKENHPVNHLADLYELVQYAGNIIPRLYLMITVGTVYMSVEDAPVKEIMKDMMEMSRGVQHPIRGLFLRYYLSGQARDHLPTGSGDGPEGNLQDSINFVLTNFVEMNKLWVRLQHQGPSREREKRMQERRELELLVGSNIVRLSQLVDLERYKSGILQALLEQVVQCRDVLAQEYLLEVITKVFPDEFHLHTLDLLLSAISRLNPHVDLKKIVIGLMDRLSAYAARETESTTDPEIRKQNEEEAVTKFLENLKIAEENKTQEAPTGTAHENGVKQLSTEPSKEPSKDTDKPEAETPKGEQESNANGENDAKPGVPADVKLYAIFYDQVVNLIKTRGLPIQDTMALLVSLVNLALNTYPDRLEYVDQVLDFATRETAEYADHADLHAAPTQQNLLHLLLAPLRSYVSIFTALALPHYLPLLTSQSYPTRRSVAGEIVRSLLKNRTLITTAENLDRVLGALRVLIKEGLQQAVGYPGSQRRGGETDETIEEQGWLARLVHLIQAPENDVQLKLLQATRKAYADGNERIRYTTPAIITASIRLARKLKSREHYDDNWQSQSSALYRFMHQCVNNLYQRANPGCADLALRLFVMCGEVADQTGFEEFSYEFFAQAFTIYEDSISDSRAQFQAVCIIAGALHGTRGFSKENYDTLITKAALHGSKLLKKPDQCRAVYLASHLWWVVENPQRGEEDPKNLYRDGKRVLECLQRALRVADACMDTAVSVELFVEILNRYVYYFDQQNETVTTKYLNGLIELIHSNLQTNEDEPNPSLEGPKRHFQRTLEYIRSREYEGVVTDPRQ, translated from the exons ATGGCCAGTCCAGTGTCCCCTCCAGAGGACCAAAGTCGTCTCCTCGAGGAGGCTCTCGGGGTGGTCCGACAGCAGTCGCATATGATGCGGAAATGCTTGGAGACTCCTGGGAAACTGATGGATGCGCTCAAGTGCGG GTCGACGTTGGTTTCCGAACTACGAACGCCCAGCTTAGGTCCCAAGCAATACTACGAATTGTACATGGCGGTTTTCGATGCGCTGCGCCATCTCTCCGTTTACCTGAAAGAGAATCATCCCGTCAACCATCTAGCTGATCTGTATGAGTTGGTACAGTACGCAGGCAACATCATCCCCCGGCTCTACCTGATGATCACGGTCGGCACGGTATACATGTCGGTGGAGGATGCTCcggtcaaggagatcatgaaggacatgatggagatgagtCGAGGAGTGCAGCATCCCATTCGCGGGCTGTTCCTACGATACTACTTGTCCGGACAGGCGAGAGATCACCTTCCCACCGGCTCCGGGGATGGGCCCGAAGGCAACCTGCAGGACTCGATCAACTTCGTCCTGACGAATTTCGTGGAGATGAACAAGTTGTGGGTGCGGTTGCAGCATCAAGGTCCCTCGcgggaaagggaaaagaggatgCAGGAGCGCCGCGAGCTGGAACTGCTGGTGGGCAGCAATATCGTCCGGCTTAGCCAGCTGGTCGATCTCGAACGCTATAAGTCCGGGATCCTGCAAGCGTTGCTGGAGCAGGTTGTCCAGTGCCGCGATGTTCTTGCGCAGGAGTACTTGTTGGAAG TAATCACCAAGGTCTTCCCCGATGAATTCCATCTCCATACGCTCGATCTCTTACTATCGGCAATTTCTCGTCTCAATCCGCATGTTGACCTGAAGAAGATCGTGATTGGACTCATGGACCGTCTATCGGCCTACGCGGCTCGCGAGACAGAATCGACCACTGACCCCGAAATACGAaagcagaatgaagaggaagccgTCACAAAGTTCCTCGAAAATCTGAAGATTGCGGAGGAAAATAAGACCCAAGAGGCTCCCACAGGCACAGCTCATGAGAACGGCGTTAAGCAGTTGTCAACCGAGCCGTCGAAGGAACCCTCGAAAGACACAGACAAACCAGAAGCAGAGACCCCCAAAGGCGAGCAAGAGTCGAATGCAAACGGCGAGAACGATGCAAAGCCTGGCGTCCCAGCAGATGTCAAGCTATACGCCATTTTCTATGACCAGGTGGTCAATCTGATCAAGACCCGGGGCTTGCCAATCCAAGACACCATGGCATTATTAGTGTCGCTTGTTAACCTGGCTCTGAATACCTACCCTGACAGGCTGGAATACGTAGATCAGGTTCTCGATTTCGCTACGCGTGAGACAGCTGAATACGCTGATCATGCAGATCTCCACGCGGCGCCGACCCAGCAAAacctccttcatcttctcctcgcaCCTCTTCGCTCTTATGTCTCAATTTTCACAGCGTTGGCATTGCCCCATTATCTCCCGCTGCTGACTTCCCAATCCTATCCCACACGACGATCTGTAGCTGGCGAAATCGTCCGGAGCCTGCTCAAGAACCGAACCCTGATCACAACAGCAGAGAACCTCGACCGCGTCCTGGGGGCATTAAGAGTCCTGATTAAGGAAGGCTTGCAGCAGGCTGTCGGCTATCCTGGTTCCCAGCGACGGGGCGGAGAAACGGACGAAACCATCGAAGAGCAGGGATGGCTCGCTCGGTTGGTACACCTGATACAAGCGCCAGAGAATGACGTCCAATTGAAG CTCCTTCAAGCCACACGCAAAGCGTATGCCGACGGCAACGAACGCATCCGGTACACAACGCCGGCCATTATCACTGCATCTATTCGACTGGCCCGTAAACTCAAGTCTCGTGAACATTACGACGACAACTGGCAGTCACAGTCCTCCGCCCTTTATAGGTTCATGCACCAGTGCGTAAACAATCTCTATCAGCGCGCCAACCCTGGGTGCGCCGACCTGGCACTGCGCCTGTTTGTGATGTGCGGCGAAGTGGCCGATCAAACGGGATTTGAAGAATTCAGCTACGAGTTCTTTGCCCAAGCATTCACCATTTACGAGGACTCCATCAGTGACTCGCGCGCACAGTTCCAGGCTGTGTGCATCATCGCCGGAGCGCTCCACGGAACCCGGGGTTTCTCCAAGGAGAATTACGACACCCTGATCACCAAGGCCGCGCTGCACGGAAGCAAACTGCTCAAAAAACCCGACCAGTGCCGTGCCGTGTACCTTGCAAGTCATCTGTGGTGGGTAGTCGAAAACCCCCAACGAGGCGAAGAGGACCCCAAGAAC CTCTACCGCGACGGCAAACGCGTCCTTGAATGCCTGCAGCGGGCCCTCCGCGTTGCAGACGCCTGCATGGACACCGCCGTCTCCGTTGAGCTATtcgtcgagatcctcaacCGCTACGTCTACTACTTCGACCAGCAGAACGAAACCGTCACAACCAAGTACCTCAACGGCCTCATCGAGCTCATCCACTCCAACCTGCAAACCAACGAGGACGAGCCGAATCCCAGCCTCGAGGGTCCAAAGCGTCACTTCCAGCGTACGCTGGAGTATATCCGCTCCAGAGAATACGAGGGCGTTGTCACCGATCCGAGACAGTGA
- a CDS encoding transcription factor TFIIIC subunit TFC6: MPRTRRSNRLSGARTRYTSDPFEVAGVSDESDSREGIGPSRLNAKQPVRADDSSDEEYKEVQNEQDEAEEGEDEDVEMVDVPGDDDEFVSDEEDEIDSKKPKSAGVSRVKNPKRRHDDGSVAIAEDETHFRGTWSPGEHVGKLTHMKVTFGSDERDLLSMAYTRDRWAKGVDSTFPTRSSLNEAERFPNYTYGATFGVEPEEVRKESTRGWDWYYADDVGGRFRKRQRVEKIDEEEARSRYLAQQEKKQTVLIGPADAQKKFRLGQNESANFGEAWKPGTQKSGTAKNSADSKKPPREGWLLNLGQKIQCMAWAPNQTGLTQYLGVVVPITKEQKESYPDPLKNQASLAFRPSAPYPCALQLWAFKAKREDSFTKTLDMSLKPRLRLALCTDWGDLRRMAWCPVPRAARDEDDEDPLRNLGLLAGVWGDGYVRVIDVKLSRNPNATEFNKVHTPFFKAKPPSTVCTCVAWLSPTDIAVGCANGFVAIWSITASEETPTASLPYFYEPIHRTYILNLASAYPTHPHLLCTTSMDGETRLTSIADYQKDTVETTRMRMASPHAAYSPLLHAFISSDENDFARLLAVRRFFTTTAMARLPSTVSALAPCSFWHPSVLLGCAGGEVIATNPIRRLVHPKEKQWQQTWFTHEWARGQDADSAGTSRFIDGYRAESFSLLRNMVGDRRMVNGTMMITIFDEPRHVTALTWNPNQLCAGWASAGLGCGLIRVEDLAI, from the exons ATGCCTCGTACACGCAGGTCCAACCGCCTATCCGGGGCGAGGACCAGATACACAAGCGATCCCTTTGAGGTTGCGGGAGTCAGTGATGAGTCGGACTCGAGAGAAGGGATCGGTCCTTCTCGACTAAATGCAAAGCAGCCCGTCCGAGCAGATGATTCCTCAGATGAGGAGTACAAAGAAGTCCAAAATGAACAGGACgaagctgaagaaggcgaagatgaagacgtAGAGATGGTGGACGTCccaggcgatgatgatgaattcgtctccgatgaggaggacgaaatCGATTCAAAGAAGCCCAAATCGGCCGGGGTTTCGCGAGTCAAGAATCCCAAGCGACGACATGACGACGGCTCTGTCGCTATTGCTGAAGATGAGACTCACTTCCGGGGGACGTGGAGCCCTGGAGAGCATGTGGGAAAGCTCACCCACATGAAAGTGACCTTTGGGTCTGACGAGAGGGATCTACTCTCCATGGCGTACACACGGGACCGATGGGCCAAGGGCGTTGATTCGACGTTTCCTACGCGTTCCTCATTGAATGAAGCAGAAAGATTTCCTAACTACACGTATGGCGCGACCTTTGGCGTTGAGCCGGAGGAGGTCAGGAAGGAGAGCACTCGTGGTTGGGACTGGTACTACGCCGATGATGTAGGGGGGCGGTTCCGCAAGAGACAGCGGGTTGAGAAAATagatgaggaggaggctCGCTCGCGGTATCTGGCACaacaggagaagaagcagacgGTATTGATAGGGCCAGCGGACGCCCAGAAAAAGTTCCGGCTAGGGCAGAATGAGTCCGCCAATTTTGGCGAAGCCTGGAAGCCTGGGACGCAGAAGAGTGGGACAGCAAAGAATTCGGCAGATTCAAAGAAACCGCCACGCGAAGGGTGGCTGCTCAATCTGGGACAGAAGATTCAATGCATGGCTTGGGCACCCAACCAGACCGGTCTCACGCAGTACCTTGGGGTCGTGGTGCCAATcaccaaggagcagaaggaaaGCTACCCAGATCCGTTGAAGAATCAAGCCAGTCTTGCGTTCAGACCTTCTGCTCCTTACCCCTGTGCATTGCAACTGTGGGCGTTCAAAGCCAAACGAGAAGACAGCTTTACGAAGACCCTTGATATGAGCTTAAAACCGAGGCTGCGGTTGGCTCTGTGTACCGACTGGGGTGACTTGCGACGAATGGCTTGGTGTCCTGTGCCCCGGGCTGCGCgggacgaggatgacgaggatccTTTGAGGAACCTGGGACTTCTGGCTGGAGTCTGGGGAGACGGCTATGTCCGAGTTATTGACGTCAAGCTGAGCCGGAATCCAAATGCCACAGAGTTCA ACAAGGTCCACACTCCATTTTTCAAGGCCAAGCCCCCGTCGACAGTATGCACATGCGTGGCTTGGCTTTCTCCCACTGACATTGCTGTTGGCTGTGCCAACGGTTTTGTTGCCATCTGGAGCATTACAGCCTCCGAAGAAACCCCTACAGCCTCTCTACCTTACTTCTACGAACCAATTCACCGCACTTACATTCTGAATCTGGCGTCGGCCTACCCAACTCATCCTCACCTGCTGTGTACGACATCTATGGACGGAGAAACCCGTCTGACCTCAATCGCCGATTACCAGAAGGACACCGTGGAAACGACCCGTATGCGAATGGCGTCGCCCCATGCTGCCTACTCTCCCTTGCTCCATGCCTTCATCTCAAGCGACGAGAACGATTTTGCTCGACTCCTGGCCGTGCGGCGCTTCTTCACCACAACGGCCATGGCAAGGCTACCAAGTACGGTCTCCGCTCTTGCGCCGTGCAGCTTCTGGCATCCAAGCGTCCTCCTGGGCTGCGCAGGCGGTGAAGTCATTGCGACAAACCCCATCCGCCGATTAGTGCACCCCAAAGAGAAACAGTGGCAGCAGACCTGGTTCACCCATGAATGGGCACGCGGGCAAGATGCAGACAGCGCGGGGACGAGTCGATTCATCGACGGCTACCGCGCTGAGAGCTTCAGTCTCTTGCGCAACATGGTGGGTGATCGTAGGATGGTCAACGGCACAATGATGATTACCATTTTTGACGAACCGAGGCACGTTACTGCATTAACGTGGAATCCCAACCAGCTGTGTGCGGGATGGGCCAGTGCTGGGTTGGGATGTGGATTGATTCGGGTTGAGGATTTGGCAATCTGA
- a CDS encoding dolichyl-phosphate beta-D-mannosyltransferase — protein sequence MTDTKNKYSVILPTYNERRNLPIICWLLERTFRENNLDWEIVIVDDGSPDGTLEVAKQLQTLWGSEHINLKPRAGKLGLGTAYVHGLQYVRGNYVIIMDADFSHHPKFIPEMIRIQKETDADIVTGTRYASRDGIKGGVYGWDLFRKFTSRTANLIADVMLMPGVSDLTGSFRLYKKSVLEKVIHSTQSKGYSFQMEMMVRAKAMGFKVAECPITFVDRLYGESKLGGHEIVEYLKGVLNLWLKV from the exons ATGACCGACACAAAGAACAAGTACTCGGTCATCCTACCGACGTACAATGAGCGCAGGAACCTCCCTATCATCTGCTGGCTACTGGAGCGAACATTTCGCGAAAA CAACCTAGACTGGGAAATCGTGATCGTCGACGACGGCTCCCCGGACGGCACCCTCGAAGTCGCCAAACAGCTACAGACCCTCTGGGGCTCCGAACACATCAACCTCAAGCCGCGGGCCGGCAAGCTGGGTTTGGGAACCGCATACGTGCACGGGCTGCAGTACGTGCGCGGCAACtatgtcatcatcatggatGCGGACTTCAGCCACCACCCCAAGTTCATTCCCGAGATGATTCGCATCCAGAAGGAGACGGACGCAGACATCGTCACGGGCACGCGGTATGCAAGCCGCGATGGCATCAAGGGCGGGGTGTATGGGTGGGATCTGTTCCGGAAGTTCACATCGAGGACGGCGAACCTGATCGCGGATGTTATGCTTATGCCTGGTGTGAGTGATCTGACGGGGAGCTTCCGGCTGTACAAGAAGAGTgtgctggagaaggtcaTCCACAGTACGCAGAGCAAGGGGTATAGTTTCcagatggagatgatggtgcGGGCCAAGGCGATGGGGTTCAAGGTTGCAGAGTGTCCCATTACCTTTGTCGACCGGCTGTATGGGGAGAGTAAATTGGGCGGGCACGAGATTGTGGAGTATCTCAAGGGTGTGTTGAATCTGTGGTTGAAGGTTTGA